In Mycolicibacterium phocaicum, one DNA window encodes the following:
- the ald gene encoding alanine dehydrogenase produces the protein MHVGIPTEIKNNEYRVAITPAGVAELIKHGHEVLIQAGAGEGSAIADNDFKAAGAQIVTTADQVWAEADLLLKVKEPIAAEYHRMRKGQTLFTYLHLAASRECTDALLASGTTSIAYETVQTADGRLPLLAPMSEVAGRLSAQVGAYHLMRSHGGRGVLMGGVPGVAPANVVVIGGGTAGFHAAQIASGMGAHVTVFDVNLDTLRRIDAEWGGRIHTRYSSSLDLEDAVKQADLVIGAVLVPGAKAPKLVTNSTVAHMKSGSVLVDIAIDQGGCFEDSKPTTHDDPTFAVHDSVFYCVANMPGAVPRTSTYALTNATLPYVLKLADQGWQAACRNDAALAKGLSTHDGELLCSQVAADLDLPLGRVAL, from the coding sequence TGATCCAGGCCGGGGCCGGCGAAGGATCCGCGATCGCGGACAACGACTTCAAGGCTGCGGGCGCACAGATCGTCACCACCGCGGACCAGGTATGGGCCGAGGCCGACCTGCTCCTCAAGGTCAAGGAACCCATCGCGGCCGAGTACCACCGCATGCGTAAGGGCCAGACGCTGTTCACCTACCTGCACCTGGCCGCCTCGCGCGAATGCACCGACGCACTGCTGGCGTCGGGCACCACCTCGATCGCCTACGAAACCGTTCAGACTGCCGACGGCCGCCTGCCGCTGCTCGCCCCGATGAGCGAAGTGGCAGGCCGGCTGTCGGCCCAGGTCGGCGCCTACCACCTCATGCGCAGCCACGGCGGCCGCGGCGTCCTGATGGGCGGCGTGCCCGGCGTGGCCCCCGCCAACGTAGTCGTCATCGGCGGTGGCACCGCAGGCTTCCACGCGGCACAGATCGCCAGCGGCATGGGCGCGCACGTCACCGTCTTCGACGTCAACCTCGACACGCTGCGCCGGATCGACGCCGAATGGGGCGGCCGGATCCACACGCGCTACTCCTCGAGCCTCGACCTGGAAGACGCCGTCAAGCAGGCCGACCTGGTGATCGGTGCGGTGCTGGTCCCCGGCGCCAAGGCGCCCAAGCTCGTGACCAATTCGACTGTGGCCCACATGAAGTCGGGCTCGGTGCTGGTCGACATCGCGATCGACCAGGGCGGCTGCTTCGAGGACTCGAAGCCCACCACGCACGACGACCCGACCTTCGCCGTGCACGACTCGGTCTTCTACTGCGTGGCCAACATGCCGGGCGCCGTGCCGCGCACGTCGACCTACGCCCTGACCAACGCGACGCTGCCGTACGTGCTCAAGCTCGCCGACCAGGGTTGGCAGGCGGCGTGCCGCAACGACGCCGCGCTCGCCAAGGGCCTGTCGACGCACGACGGCGAGCTGCTGTGCAGCCAGGTCGCCGCGGACCTCGACCTTCCGCTCGGCCGCGTCGCGCTGTAA
- a CDS encoding DUF4334 domain-containing protein, whose translation MLLQELLPAPPTTTVEALEIFDAAPAVEPDFMIGTWHGAEVPTGHPMDGLLEASGWWGKQFVDAETVHPLLFPDASGETLWPLNPVLAFSGAGLANKLPLLHRISVAKPIAALQPLLRARSAKARLRTTRYRGVDTATMVYDQLPINDVFRKLSDDAVLGAMDLRGESQPYFFVLRRDNSLRVSR comes from the coding sequence ATGCTCTTGCAGGAACTGCTGCCCGCCCCTCCGACCACGACGGTCGAAGCCCTCGAGATCTTCGACGCCGCGCCGGCCGTCGAACCCGACTTCATGATCGGTACCTGGCACGGGGCGGAAGTGCCCACCGGGCATCCGATGGACGGGCTGCTGGAAGCCAGCGGCTGGTGGGGCAAGCAGTTCGTCGACGCCGAGACCGTCCACCCGCTGCTGTTTCCCGACGCCTCGGGCGAAACACTGTGGCCGCTCAACCCGGTGCTGGCATTCTCCGGCGCCGGACTGGCGAACAAGCTGCCACTGCTGCACCGCATTTCGGTTGCCAAGCCCATCGCCGCCCTGCAGCCGCTGTTGCGGGCCCGCTCGGCCAAAGCCCGGTTGCGCACGACGCGCTACCGCGGAGTCGACACCGCGACAATGGTTTACGACCAGCTGCCCATCAACGACGTGTTCCGCAAGCTGTCCGATGACGCGGTCCTGGGCGCCATGGACCTGCGCGGCGAATCCCAGCCGTACTTCTTTGTGTTGCGCCGCGACAACTCGCTTCGGGTCAGCCGCTGA
- a CDS encoding IS630 family transposase translates to MPTPRAAKIVLTADERAELEGWARRRTSAAGLAMRSRIVLAAADGGSNTELAQRLDLSITTVRRWRNRFVVDRCDGLLDEPRPGRPRVVGDEQIKDLITATLETTPPDATHWSTRSMADHLGLSQSMVSRVWRAFGLAPHKQDSWKLSKDPLFVEKVRDVVGLYLDPPERAVVLCVDEKTQIQALNRTQPVFPMLPGTPARASHDYIRHGTSSLYAALNLTTGTVIGSLHARHRSTEFLAFLKKIDAEVPADLDCHVVLDNASTHKTPAVKRWLTSHPRFVLHFTPTSSSWLNLVERWFAELTTKKLRRGTHTSVRQLNADIRAWIDTWNDNPRPYVWTKTADQILASIGNYCTRINDSGH, encoded by the coding sequence GTGCCGACTCCGCGTGCTGCCAAGATTGTGTTGACCGCTGATGAGCGGGCTGAGCTTGAGGGTTGGGCCAGGCGTCGGACGAGTGCCGCAGGCTTGGCGATGCGGTCGCGAATTGTGTTGGCAGCTGCCGATGGTGGGTCCAATACCGAACTGGCGCAGCGGCTGGATCTGTCCATCACCACGGTGCGTCGGTGGCGTAATCGGTTCGTCGTGGACCGCTGCGACGGATTGCTCGACGAGCCGCGCCCGGGCCGGCCGCGTGTCGTGGGTGATGAGCAGATCAAGGATCTGATCACTGCAACGTTGGAAACGACTCCACCGGATGCCACGCATTGGTCGACGCGGTCGATGGCCGATCACCTGGGCTTGAGTCAGTCGATGGTCTCGCGGGTCTGGCGCGCGTTCGGATTAGCTCCGCACAAACAGGATTCATGGAAACTGTCCAAGGATCCGCTGTTCGTTGAAAAGGTCCGCGACGTGGTCGGTCTGTACCTGGACCCACCGGAGCGGGCGGTGGTGCTCTGCGTTGACGAGAAGACGCAGATCCAGGCTCTGAACCGCACCCAGCCGGTGTTCCCGATGCTGCCCGGTACCCCAGCGCGGGCCAGTCACGACTACATCCGCCACGGCACCTCGAGCCTGTATGCGGCCTTGAACCTGACCACAGGAACGGTGATCGGCTCACTGCACGCGCGCCACCGCTCCACTGAATTTCTCGCCTTCTTGAAGAAAATCGACGCCGAAGTCCCCGCCGATCTGGATTGTCACGTCGTGCTCGACAACGCCTCCACCCATAAAACCCCCGCCGTAAAGCGTTGGCTGACAAGCCATCCCCGCTTTGTGCTGCACTTCACCCCGACCAGCTCATCTTGGCTCAACCTGGTCGAACGGTGGTTCGCCGAGCTGACCACCAAGAAACTGCGCCGCGGCACCCACACCTCAGTGCGCCAACTCAACGCCGACATCCGAGCCTGGATCGACACCTGGAACGACAATCCGCGTCCCTACGTCTGGACGAAGACCGCCGACCAAATCCTGGCCAGCATCGGCAACTACTGCACTCGAATTAATGACTCAGGACACTAG
- a CDS encoding M16 family metallopeptidase — protein MPRLQTPNSTLRNGRGSSASLEAPAAVRKTNLPGGLRVVTEHLPHVHSASVGVWVNVGSRDEGPSVAGAAHFLEHLLFKSTPTRSAVEIAQLMDAVGGELNAFTAREHTCYYAHVLDSDLGLAIDLVSDVVLNGRCAASDVELERDVVLEEIAMRDDDPEDTLADVFLGSMFGTHPVGRPVIGSVESITSMTRNQLHSFHVRRYTPDRMVVAVAGNIDHDEVVSMVRKHFRPHLVRGRKPVPPRKGAGRVPGTPTLQFVKRDSEQAHMYLGVRTPGRNWEHRWALSVLNTALGGGLSSRLFQQIRENRGLAYSVYSTIDTFSDAGALSVYSACLPDRFDEVVRVTTDVLEDVAREGITADELRIAKGSMRGGLVLGLEDSGSRMHRIGRAELNYGNHKSISDTLASIDAVTLEEVNAVARELLTRPFGAAVLGPQSKRSLPKQLRALG, from the coding sequence ATGCCGCGCCTGCAAACTCCTAATTCGACACTGCGCAACGGCCGGGGTTCTTCAGCATCGCTGGAGGCCCCGGCCGCTGTGCGCAAGACCAATCTCCCAGGCGGGCTGCGGGTCGTCACCGAACACCTGCCGCACGTGCATTCGGCCTCGGTCGGGGTGTGGGTCAACGTCGGTTCGCGCGACGAAGGCCCCAGTGTCGCCGGCGCCGCGCACTTCCTGGAGCACCTGCTGTTCAAGTCGACGCCGACGCGCTCCGCTGTCGAGATCGCGCAGTTGATGGACGCCGTCGGCGGCGAACTGAACGCCTTCACCGCGCGCGAGCACACCTGCTACTACGCGCACGTGCTGGACAGCGACCTCGGGCTGGCCATCGATCTGGTATCGGACGTGGTGCTCAACGGTCGTTGTGCCGCAAGCGATGTCGAGCTCGAACGTGACGTGGTGCTCGAAGAGATCGCCATGCGCGACGACGATCCCGAGGACACCCTCGCGGACGTGTTCCTCGGCTCCATGTTCGGCACGCACCCGGTGGGACGTCCGGTCATCGGCAGCGTCGAATCGATCACGTCGATGACCCGCAACCAGTTGCACTCGTTCCACGTGCGCCGGTACACCCCGGACCGGATGGTGGTCGCGGTCGCCGGAAACATCGACCACGACGAAGTTGTGTCCATGGTGCGCAAGCACTTTCGGCCGCATCTGGTGCGCGGCCGGAAGCCCGTGCCGCCGCGTAAGGGGGCCGGCCGGGTGCCGGGCACCCCGACGCTGCAATTCGTCAAGCGTGACTCCGAGCAGGCCCACATGTACCTCGGCGTGCGCACGCCGGGCCGCAACTGGGAGCATCGCTGGGCGCTGTCGGTGCTCAACACCGCGCTCGGCGGCGGACTGAGTTCGAGGCTGTTTCAGCAGATCCGCGAGAACCGCGGGCTGGCCTACTCGGTGTACTCCACGATCGACACGTTCTCCGACGCCGGTGCGCTCTCGGTGTACTCGGCGTGCCTGCCGGATCGTTTCGATGAGGTCGTCCGCGTGACCACCGACGTGCTGGAAGATGTTGCGCGCGAAGGCATCACCGCCGACGAGTTGCGTATCGCCAAGGGTTCGATGCGCGGCGGTCTGGTGCTGGGGCTGGAGGATTCCGGCTCCCGGATGCACCGCATCGGCCGCGCCGAGTTGAACTACGGCAACCACAAGTCGATCTCGGACACGCTCGCGTCGATCGACGCCGTCACCCTCGAAGAGGTCAATGCCGTTGCACGCGAACTGCTGACGCGACCCTTCGGCGCCGCGGTGCTCGGGCCGCAGTCCAAGCGCTCACTGCCGAAGCAACTGCGCGCCCTCGGCTAG
- a CDS encoding polyribonucleotide nucleotidyltransferase, giving the protein MSAVEIEDGIFESTAVIDNGSYGTRTIRFETGRLARQAAGSVVAYLDDETMLLSATTASKSPKDHFDFFPLTVDVEERMYAAGRIPGSFFRREGRPSTDAILTCRLIDRPLRPSFVSGLRNEIQVVVTVLSLDPKDLYDVVAINAASASTQLAGLPFSGPVGGVRVALIEGQWVAFPTIEQLEKAVFDMVVAGRKVEGDVAIMMVEAEATDNVIELVAGGAGAPTEAVVAEGLEAAKPFIAALCTAQAELAEAAAKETGEFPLFPDYADDAFQAVAAVATDALSQALTIAGKQEREERTDEIKVEVLSRLAETYAGREKEIGAAFRSLTKKLVRQRILTDHFRIDGRGITDIRALSAEVAVIPRAHGSALFERGETQIMGVTTLDMIKMAQQIDSLGPETTKRYMHHYNFPPYSTGETGRVGSPKRREIGHGALAERALMPVLPSVEEFPYAIRQVSEALGSNGSTSMGSVCASTLALLNAGVPLKAPVAGIAMGLVSDEVDGETRYVALTDILGAEDAFGDMDFKVAGTKDFVTALQLDTKLDGIPSKVLAGALAQAKDARLTILDVMAEAIDEPDEMSPYAPRITTIKVPVDKIGEVIGPKGKVINQITEETGANISIEDDGTVFVGASNGEAAQAAIDKINAIANPQLPKIGERFLGTVVKTTDFGAFVSLLPGRDGLVHISKLGKGKRVAKVEDVVNVGDKLRVEIADISADNRGKGQKISLILVDEEGAAATSADSAPAESETAPADAAPANS; this is encoded by the coding sequence ATGTCTGCAGTTGAAATTGAAGACGGCATTTTCGAGTCGACCGCCGTCATCGACAACGGGAGCTACGGCACCCGCACCATCCGCTTCGAGACCGGCCGTCTGGCACGTCAGGCCGCCGGCTCCGTCGTCGCCTACCTGGACGACGAGACCATGCTCCTGTCGGCCACCACGGCCAGCAAGAGCCCCAAGGACCACTTCGACTTCTTCCCCCTGACGGTGGACGTCGAGGAGCGCATGTACGCCGCGGGCCGCATCCCCGGCTCGTTCTTCCGTCGTGAAGGCCGGCCCTCCACCGACGCGATCCTGACCTGCCGCCTGATCGACCGGCCGCTGCGCCCGTCGTTCGTCTCGGGTCTGCGCAACGAGATTCAGGTCGTCGTCACCGTGCTGAGCCTGGACCCCAAGGATCTGTACGACGTCGTGGCCATCAACGCCGCATCGGCGTCCACCCAGCTGGCCGGTCTGCCGTTCTCCGGTCCCGTCGGTGGCGTCCGCGTCGCACTGATCGAGGGTCAGTGGGTCGCCTTCCCGACCATCGAGCAGCTGGAGAAGGCCGTGTTCGACATGGTCGTCGCCGGCCGCAAGGTCGAGGGTGACGTCGCCATCATGATGGTCGAGGCCGAGGCCACCGACAACGTCATCGAGCTTGTTGCCGGTGGCGCCGGTGCCCCCACCGAGGCCGTCGTGGCCGAGGGCCTGGAGGCCGCCAAGCCGTTCATCGCCGCGCTGTGCACCGCCCAGGCCGAGCTGGCCGAAGCCGCTGCCAAGGAGACCGGCGAATTCCCGCTGTTCCCCGACTACGCCGACGACGCCTTCCAGGCCGTCGCCGCGGTGGCCACCGACGCGCTGTCGCAGGCGCTGACCATCGCCGGCAAACAGGAGCGCGAAGAGCGCACCGACGAGATCAAGGTCGAGGTGCTCTCGCGCCTCGCCGAAACCTACGCCGGCCGCGAGAAGGAGATCGGCGCAGCGTTCCGCTCGCTGACCAAGAAGCTCGTCCGCCAGCGCATCCTGACCGACCACTTCCGCATCGACGGCCGTGGCATCACCGACATCCGCGCCCTGAGCGCCGAGGTCGCCGTGATCCCGCGGGCGCACGGCAGCGCGCTGTTCGAGCGCGGCGAGACCCAGATCATGGGTGTCACCACGCTGGACATGATCAAGATGGCTCAGCAGATCGACTCGCTCGGTCCCGAGACCACCAAGCGCTACATGCACCACTACAACTTCCCGCCGTACTCGACCGGTGAGACCGGCCGCGTCGGTTCGCCCAAGCGCCGCGAAATCGGCCACGGCGCGCTGGCCGAGCGGGCCCTGATGCCGGTGCTGCCGAGCGTCGAGGAGTTCCCGTACGCCATCCGTCAGGTCTCGGAAGCGTTGGGCTCCAACGGTTCCACCTCGATGGGTTCGGTGTGTGCCTCGACCCTCGCGCTGCTGAACGCCGGTGTGCCGCTGAAGGCCCCCGTCGCCGGTATCGCCATGGGCCTGGTGTCCGACGAGGTCGACGGCGAGACCCGCTACGTCGCGCTGACCGACATCCTCGGTGCTGAAGACGCCTTCGGCGACATGGACTTCAAGGTCGCCGGTACCAAGGACTTCGTCACCGCCCTGCAGCTGGACACCAAGCTGGACGGCATCCCGTCCAAGGTGCTGGCCGGTGCCCTGGCCCAGGCCAAGGACGCGCGTCTGACCATCCTGGACGTCATGGCCGAGGCCATCGACGAGCCCGACGAGATGAGCCCGTACGCGCCGCGCATCACCACCATCAAGGTGCCGGTCGACAAGATCGGTGAGGTGATCGGGCCCAAGGGCAAGGTGATCAACCAGATCACCGAGGAGACCGGTGCGAACATCTCCATCGAGGACGACGGCACCGTGTTTGTCGGCGCCTCGAACGGCGAGGCGGCGCAGGCGGCGATCGACAAGATCAACGCCATCGCCAACCCGCAGCTGCCCAAGATCGGCGAGCGGTTCCTCGGCACCGTGGTGAAGACGACGGACTTCGGTGCGTTCGTCTCGCTGCTGCCGGGCCGTGACGGTCTGGTGCACATCTCCAAGCTCGGCAAGGGCAAGCGCGTCGCGAAGGTCGAGGACGTCGTCAACGTCGGCGACAAGCTGCGCGTGGAGATCGCGGACATCTCGGCGGACAACCGTGGCAAGGGTCAGAAGATCTCGCTGATCCTGGTGGACGAAGAAGGTGCTGCGGCGACTTCTGCCGACTCCGCTCCCGCCGAATCGGAGACTGCACCGGCAGATGCCGCGCCTGCAAACTCCTAA
- the rpsO gene encoding 30S ribosomal protein S15, translating into MALTAEQKKEILGQYGLHDTDTGSPEAQVALLTKRISDLTEHLKQHKHDHHSRRGLLLLVGRRRRLLKYVAQVDVARYRSLIERLGLRR; encoded by the coding sequence GTGGCACTCACTGCCGAGCAGAAAAAAGAGATCCTGGGTCAGTACGGCCTGCATGACACCGACACCGGCTCGCCGGAGGCTCAGGTCGCCCTGCTGACCAAGCGCATCTCGGACCTGACCGAGCACCTCAAGCAGCACAAGCACGACCACCACAGCCGGCGTGGCCTGCTGCTGCTGGTCGGCCGTCGCCGCCGGCTGCTCAAGTACGTCGCTCAGGTCGACGTCGCGCGGTACCGCTCGCTGATCGAGCGTCTGGGTCTGCGTCGCTGA
- a CDS encoding bifunctional riboflavin kinase/FAD synthetase, producing MQRWRGQDEIPTDWGRCVLTIGVFDGVHRGHAELISHAVKAGRSRGVPTVLMTFDPHPMEVVLPGSHPAQLTTLTRRAELVEELGVDVFLVMPFTTDFMKLTPERYVHELLVERLHVLEVVVGENFTFGKKAGGNVPLLRKAGERFGFAVEGISLVAEHHQAETVTFSSTYIRSCVDAGDMAAATEALGRPHRVEGVVVRGDGRGRGLGFPTANVAPPMHSAIPADGVYAAWFTVLGHGPSVGTVTPGERYQAAVSVGTNPTFSGRTRTVEAFVLDTEADLYGQHVAVDFVSRIRGQEKFDSVDDLVVAMDRDTQRARTILVPQ from the coding sequence GTGCAACGCTGGCGTGGGCAGGACGAGATCCCCACGGATTGGGGCCGATGTGTGCTCACCATCGGGGTATTCGATGGCGTACATCGTGGACATGCAGAACTGATCAGCCACGCGGTGAAGGCCGGCCGGTCGCGCGGCGTCCCCACCGTGTTGATGACGTTCGATCCGCATCCGATGGAAGTGGTCCTCCCGGGCAGTCACCCCGCGCAGCTGACGACGCTGACCCGCCGGGCCGAACTGGTCGAGGAACTGGGCGTCGACGTCTTCCTCGTCATGCCGTTCACCACCGACTTCATGAAGCTGACCCCCGAGCGCTACGTGCACGAGCTGCTCGTCGAGCGCCTGCACGTGCTCGAGGTCGTGGTCGGCGAGAACTTCACCTTCGGCAAGAAGGCCGGCGGCAACGTGCCGCTGCTGCGCAAGGCCGGCGAGCGCTTCGGCTTCGCCGTCGAGGGCATCTCGCTGGTGGCCGAGCACCACCAGGCCGAGACGGTCACGTTCTCGTCCACCTACATCCGGTCCTGCGTGGACGCCGGCGACATGGCCGCCGCGACCGAGGCGCTGGGCCGGCCGCACCGCGTGGAGGGCGTCGTCGTCCGCGGCGACGGTCGCGGCCGCGGGCTGGGCTTCCCGACCGCCAACGTCGCGCCGCCGATGCACTCGGCGATCCCCGCCGACGGCGTCTACGCCGCCTGGTTCACCGTCCTGGGGCACGGCCCCTCGGTCGGCACTGTGACGCCGGGCGAGCGCTACCAGGCCGCGGTGTCCGTCGGCACCAATCCGACGTTCTCCGGTCGTACCCGCACCGTCGAGGCCTTCGTGCTCGACACCGAGGCAGACCTGTACGGGCAACACGTGGCGGTCGATTTCGTCTCGCGCATCCGCGGCCAGGAGAAGTTCGATTCGGTGGACGACCTGGTCGTGGCCATGGATCGCGATACCCAGCGGGCTCGCACGATTCTGGTTCCGCAGTAG
- the mntR gene encoding manganese-binding transcriptional regulator MntR — MSPAEDAGNTPDLSTVAQDYLKVIWTAQEWSREKVSTKMLAERIGVSASTASESIRKLADQGLVHHEKYGAVTLTDIGRSAALAMVRRHRLMETFLVRELGYGWDEVHDEAEVLEHAVSDRMLDRIDAKLGFPTRDPHGDPIPAADGQVPTPPARQLSACADGDAGTVARISDHDPEMLRYFDSVGITLDSHLRVVARRDFAGMISVAVTAADAANDDTTTVDLGNPAAEAIWVVA, encoded by the coding sequence GTGAGTCCTGCAGAAGACGCCGGCAATACGCCGGATCTATCCACGGTCGCCCAGGACTACCTCAAAGTCATCTGGACCGCGCAGGAGTGGTCACGCGAGAAAGTCAGCACGAAAATGCTGGCCGAACGCATCGGGGTGTCGGCGTCGACGGCCTCGGAGTCGATCCGCAAGCTCGCCGATCAGGGCCTGGTGCACCACGAGAAGTACGGTGCGGTGACGCTCACCGACATCGGCCGCAGCGCGGCGCTGGCCATGGTCCGCCGCCACCGATTGATGGAGACGTTCCTGGTGCGCGAGCTCGGCTACGGCTGGGACGAGGTGCACGACGAAGCCGAGGTGCTCGAGCACGCGGTGTCGGACCGGATGCTGGACCGCATCGACGCCAAGCTCGGCTTCCCGACCCGGGACCCGCACGGCGATCCCATTCCCGCGGCCGACGGCCAGGTGCCGACTCCCCCGGCGCGGCAACTGTCGGCGTGTGCGGACGGTGACGCCGGCACGGTGGCCCGGATTTCCGACCACGATCCCGAGATGCTGCGGTACTTCGACAGCGTCGGGATCACGCTCGATTCGCATCTGCGCGTCGTGGCCCGGCGCGACTTCGCCGGGATGATCTCCGTGGCGGTCACGGCCGCGGACGCCGCCAATGACGACACCACGACCGTCGACCTGGGCAACCCGGCGGCCGAGGCCATCTGGGTCGTCGCCTAG
- a CDS encoding DUF2804 domain-containing protein, with amino-acid sequence MATHEREITRPVDLCTPSGRLNRDAVGWTRTSLHRCNLRGWGRTKRWEYWCVTTPTHLVAVTVSSLDYVAVNNIYFLEYGGREVDRTSVLPLARGVKLPTSLGDGPTRARGAVTIDLTDGPGGTRIHFSCNTAHGPLTGDLTVALPPGHETLGVVVPWSDRKFQYTAKHTARPASGTVQLGDQTYDFTGGWGVLDHGRGRWPALVRWNWGAASGHTDGHVVGLQLGGKWTVGTGMTENALCVDGRLTKIGAELDWQYTDYLAPWSIRTPDSDDIDLVFTPFHDRAPGPGTHQCFGHYDGRIRTDDGQTIAVDHLLGWAEQVSLVW; translated from the coding sequence ATGGCCACCCACGAGCGCGAGATCACGCGGCCGGTCGACCTGTGCACACCGTCTGGGCGGCTCAACCGCGACGCGGTCGGCTGGACCCGAACATCGTTGCACCGCTGCAACTTACGCGGCTGGGGGCGCACCAAGCGCTGGGAGTACTGGTGCGTGACGACGCCGACCCATCTGGTCGCGGTCACCGTCTCCAGCCTCGACTACGTGGCAGTCAACAACATCTACTTCCTCGAATACGGTGGCCGCGAGGTCGACCGCACCAGCGTGTTGCCGCTGGCGCGCGGCGTGAAGCTGCCGACGAGCCTGGGCGACGGTCCGACCCGCGCCCGCGGCGCAGTCACCATCGATCTCACCGATGGTCCCGGCGGCACCCGAATCCACTTCTCCTGCAACACCGCTCACGGGCCGCTGACCGGCGACCTGACGGTCGCCCTGCCGCCCGGCCACGAGACGCTCGGCGTCGTCGTCCCGTGGAGCGACCGCAAGTTTCAGTACACCGCCAAGCACACCGCGCGGCCGGCGTCGGGCACCGTGCAGCTCGGCGACCAGACGTACGACTTCACGGGCGGCTGGGGGGTTCTCGACCACGGCCGCGGCCGATGGCCGGCGCTGGTCCGCTGGAACTGGGGCGCGGCCTCCGGTCACACCGACGGCCACGTCGTCGGCCTGCAACTCGGCGGCAAATGGACAGTGGGCACCGGCATGACCGAGAACGCGCTCTGCGTCGACGGCAGGCTCACCAAGATCGGCGCGGAGCTGGACTGGCAGTACACCGACTACCTGGCGCCTTGGTCCATCCGCACACCCGACTCCGACGACATCGATCTGGTCTTCACGCCGTTCCACGACCGCGCACCCGGACCCGGCACGCATCAGTGTTTCGGCCACTACGACGGCCGCATCCGCACCGACGACGGCCAGACCATCGCCGTCGATCACCTACTGGGCTGGGCCGAGCAGGTCAGCCTGGTGTGGTGA
- a CDS encoding SDR family oxidoreductase — translation MTKKNTDIRGRVVVITGGARGIGRATGLAFLRAGARVALGDIDVELAEKTAAEFAATGEQVCGLQLDVTSRTSFEAFLDEVESRLGPVDVLINNAGIMPTGLFAEETDEMTDRMVAINLGGVLNGSKLAAGRMRGRGGHIVNVASLAGVSAFPGLATYCATKHAVVGFTEALHLELAADDIAVTAVLPGVVHTELSAGHSAPRWIQPISEVEPDDVAAAIVRAVVQGRAKVAVPQALGAMIKIMGALPDGARHWISHVAHFDTTFTHTDPAVRAAYHRRLVN, via the coding sequence ATGACCAAGAAGAACACCGACATTCGCGGTCGCGTCGTGGTGATCACGGGCGGCGCCAGGGGGATCGGTCGGGCCACCGGCCTGGCTTTCCTGCGGGCCGGCGCCCGGGTTGCCCTGGGCGACATCGACGTCGAGCTCGCCGAGAAGACCGCCGCCGAGTTCGCCGCTACCGGTGAGCAGGTCTGCGGGCTGCAGCTCGACGTCACCAGCAGGACGTCCTTCGAAGCATTTCTCGACGAGGTGGAAAGCCGGCTGGGCCCCGTCGATGTCCTCATCAACAACGCCGGCATCATGCCGACCGGCTTGTTCGCCGAAGAGACCGACGAGATGACCGACCGGATGGTGGCGATCAACCTCGGCGGCGTGCTGAACGGCTCGAAGCTGGCCGCGGGGCGGATGCGGGGACGCGGGGGTCACATCGTCAATGTGGCCTCCCTGGCCGGGGTCAGCGCATTTCCCGGCCTGGCCACGTACTGCGCCACCAAACATGCGGTGGTCGGATTCACCGAGGCGCTGCATCTTGAACTCGCAGCCGACGACATCGCCGTCACGGCCGTGCTGCCGGGCGTCGTGCACACCGAACTGTCCGCCGGCCACAGCGCCCCGCGGTGGATTCAGCCCATCAGCGAGGTGGAGCCCGACGACGTCGCCGCCGCCATCGTCCGAGCTGTGGTGCAGGGCAGGGCGAAAGTGGCCGTGCCACAAGCACTCGGGGCCATGATCAAGATCATGGGCGCACTCCCGGACGGTGCCCGGCACTGGATCTCCCATGTCGCCCATTTCGACACCACGTTCACCCATACGGATCCCGCGGTGCGCGCGGCGTACCACCGCCGACTCGTGAACTGA